The genomic stretch TCTAAGTTAACACGATTtactgttgcctcgttaaaaaccttgtcagaAAATgcatttgggacaaaatcggtTCAAGGGAAacagagtgcaacgcgtgctttcagactTAATAGTTGCATTCTCCTCTGGCAGTTACCTGCAAGTATCGATCTGATTTATAATATTATAAAAGTTAAATGGgatcgtaccttagcagtagtattgTTTTAAGTACAtcatgttccaattgtttggtaatgGTGCATCGTTTTCCGTTTAGAGTTTGTACGAGCCCTTGCCGGTAATTCTGACGACCCGATATAGTCCTTCCCAATTCGGTTCCAACTTTCCCTTGTTCGGGTTTTGTGTATGCTGTGTTACCTTTCTTAACACCAAGTCCCCGATCTTCAAGTGTCGGAGGTTAGCTCTTCGGTTGTAATATCTTTCTATCTGCTATTTCTGGGCAGCCAACTGGACTAGGGCAGACTCTCgtctttcatccaatagttccagGTTCGTACTCATGGCCTCACTGTTTGATTCTTTGGTCGTATATCGGAACCTGAGGCTCGGCTCTCCCACTTTGCCCAGTTTTAGTGCTTCGGCACCGTAGACCTATGAAAATGGGGTGACCTCGGTACTAGATTTCAAAGTTGTATGGTACGCCTACAAGACTTGGGGCAGAATTTCCTTTTATTTCCCTTTGGCATCGGTCAACCTCTTTTTAATTTTGTGGTCTTCGAAAAACTTGTttaccttgctgccgatgaattgcttcccattatcacacacgatctcgGTAGGCGTCCTGAACCGGCATATTATGTGGCCCCAAATGAAGACAATGACTTCTTTTCCCGGACTTTCTTGAACGCTTGAGCTTCAACCCTTTTAGAGAAATAATCGGTCATAAATAGTATGAATTGCTCTTTACCAGGTGCCGACATCAGGGGACCGACAATATCCATTCTCCATTTCATGAACGGACATGGGGACAAGACCGAATGAAGTAGTTTTTCGGGTAGATTGATCATCAGTGCGTGTCTTTGGCAGCCGTCACATCTTCGTACAAAGTCCTTTGCATCTTTATCCATGTCGATCCAGTAATAGCCGGCGCTGATTATTTTACAAACCAAAGATTCTGCCCCCGAATGGTTTCCGCAGGTGCCTTCATAAGCTTCTCTCAAGACGTATTCAGTATTTCTCGCCCCTCAGCATATGGCGAGTAGGCTGTCAAATGTTCTTCTAAATAGAGTACCTTACAGGCTGAACCGGGTTGCCTTCGTGCGTAAAGTTCTCAATTCTTTAGGATCCGAGGGTCACTTCCCAATCTTCAAATAGTCtgtgtatttgtttctccaatcccaagttaaacgtGTTAAGTTTATTTCGGCATGGCCTTCCTCCACTACCGATTTCATGAGTTGTACGATCGTTCCTGACCTAAAATTATCATCATCAACCGATGACCCCAACTAGCCTCGCTATTTTGATATCCGGGTATGTGCTATAGGGTCCACTCCTAGAACTGATGCATTGTTGCCTGAAATTTGTATAAATACCTTCACATTCGTTCCCCATTTATTTCGAACGTCCCATTAACTTGATTTACCACAAAGAGGGAGTCGCACTTGGCTTCGACCACCTCATCCATAAGGTTTCTAGCCAATTCGAGACCTGCATTCATGGCCTCACActcagcctcattgttagtcaatttcacagttctaataGACCGCCTAACTACATTACCCGTAGGCAGCTTCAACACGATGCCGAGTTCGTACCCTTTTGCTTTCGAGGCACCGTTCGTAAAGAGGGTCCAGACCCCCGAGGAAGTCCCCGAGGTTAACAACAATTCCTTTTCGACTTTGGGTATTAAGGCCAGCATAAAGTCAGCCACGAAGTTTGCTAAAATTTGTGATTTGATAGCAATTCAGGGTCGATATTCGAAATCGCACCCGCTAATTTTTATAACCCATTTGGCTAACCGTCCAGAGAGCTCGGGTTTGTGAATTATGTTCCTTAGGCATTCCTTTTACCCAAGCCTTTCATTTTCCAAAGATTTAACAGAGTTGGTTTATACATGCAGTATAGTGTACAATTAACTCTCTtccataattttcttttcttttcttttcctttttatatttAAGTTGACATATTGGTCAAAATGCCTATACCCCTCTCCTCTATGTTCCACCTTGGTTCCCTTTGGTTGTTATTCTTTACGATTGTTTATTCAGTGTATTATATTAGTTGAGCTAATGTTAATCATATGAAGGAAAATAGTGCCGAGAAAAGCTAAATGAATCATTGATCACCCACTCTTTTCATCTAAACATTATGTGCATTTAGCTTCCGAATGCTTCGTATGTAAAGAGTATATTGAATGTCTGCTTGCCTGCTTGTTTTTGCCATAGTGGCCAGATTCAGCATAAACATTCAAGTGAGCagattgagagtttgacattCTTAAGTTGACCTGAAATTAAAATCTCAACGAACAAGTGTAAAAAGAGAGTATGTTATGAAAATTTGTATTAAattaccactattatccttagccacTCGGTGGGCGCCAAacaactgtttacccttaaaaatggGTAACAatacgcggttttaaggatatATAGACTAATTCAATACAGGTGATTAATAACGTAAGATAAGCAAATACAGAACAGAACAAACTACTAAACCCCGTGATGATAGTGAGCCCGGGCTCGGTTAAAGGCTTAACAAGAAGCTCGCCTTTGGTTTCGAACCAATGCTTATGAAGAACTTATGAACCAAAACAACAACTTTTAGAAACAgagaaaaataaatatatattgcCTTGGTATGCGTGCTACAGTGTCGCTATTGAATAATCAGCTTCCCCTTTGTATAGTAAGGGAAttttaccctaagtacaattctaagaaaggtaaaaatcttccttTTTGCTAATCACTGATCTGCTACTGATACGGGCCGAGATTCACGCCGTGATATCCGGTTGGACGCGGATATCACGACCCTTTGTTAATCGTGTCGTATGGTAATGTTCTCCGAGGTCTTGGATCTCGAACCGGACATGGGGACGTGCTCTTGATGGCTCCAGGGCAGGTGTTTTGCTCGGGCCATGATACGAAAGGCTTCTGGCTTCGATTCCGCTTCCTTGCAGTCATGTCTTTGCTTCGTTTGCGTAACTGGGAAATCGGGGTGCTCACTAGCCCCGGTTTTACGCATATACAAGTATAAACTTTGTCCCAAACTTAATCTTGGATATCACACCTTATCCCATTAAATTTGGAATTATTTTATCTCACCTCCTAGTTGGGATAAAATTAGGGATTATAATCTTAGGACTATAATTCCGGGATAATTTTGGTTCGCGTACCAAACGACTCCGACATTGTTTTAGAAAAAAGTCTTACATTTAACCCCCAAAAAAgtcttttttaaaattaattttttttattattaaacaaCAAATCCTAATCAAtgtttaattagtttttcagtctTTACTATTGTCTCTACGAAGAAACAACAGAAAAACCCTTTCCTCAAAATCACCAGTTTGCCACTGCTCGAAGCTCTTCGGCAGACCGCGAGTCCAACCGACCAATCTCCACCTCCACGTCGACTCTCTCCGTGTCTCCGTCGCCGTCGCCGGAAAAGGTCTTCTTCTTACTCCTTTTTTATGTTAGCAATTGGTAAATATATTTCAATTTCGTAGCTTCGTAGTTTCATGACACCAATATCCATATAGGATTTCTCAGTTTCTCCCCTTATATTTTTGATTTAAGGTTGATGAAGTATCTCAATTTATTCCCTTTTCTTCCTCCAATCGAGTTTAAGGGCCGTTTGATTTTGTACTTAAATGGCTGTTGTGTATCAGCGTAGCACATTTGCTCATCAATGTAAGTATGAAGAGTGGGTTGAGACCTTATTTTCGGCCACTACTACACTTATTCAGTCTCTATTCCTTGTTTCCcatacttctttttttttttctctcattttcCGCGACTGCTGATTTTTTTCCTGGACTTGGGTGAATTTGAAACTGAGGTCTTGGGACAACTTTTGATTCGTGTGGATAAGCTTTGAAAATAGAGTTTTGGGACAAGTTTTGATCCTTTGCACAATAAAATGTATCCTATGTAATTTAAGGTCAAAGGCTATATTTTAACTAAACAATTAAAAAAGATTGATATTGGCTGTATGCTGCCTCTTTCAGCTCATCTGAATACTTTAATGACGAAGAACGTGATGTTGGATGTGGAAAGTGAGTGTCTTTTTATTTGTTGAGCCAAAGAGAAGTCCCGCCCGTTGAATATGTATTGATTTTTGGGATGTGGTAAAGTAGGACAACTTACACACTTTAAACCATCTGAATGGATGTTCTTTTGAATTTTACCAAAGATGACAACTTCTTTGTGTTTAGGCCTGTAACTGTTTATTCCCTatagattttaaaaccaaaagCTCGTCAAGGATAATTGTACTGCCGGTGTTTATATTTGTGCAATGTGCTCtgattatttttcattaatttgtgGATATGTATTGAAAATGAGTACTTTTTGCTCGATCTTTTTATCGTGGCATGATTACTTTTGGTTGCTATCACAGTAGAATTGTAAGCGCACTGCGTTTATATCCTGGATTCTCTCCTTTTTGTGAGTGCCTTTGATCTGTTTATGGGTAAGTTGATAAGGTTATCCTTCAAGAGAAAAAAATTCCCAAGTGAAGGTGTTAAAATCTTGCCATGCTAACTGGTTCTGGTTTGATGCATCATACCTCCAATAGGAAACAaaatttctttgaatttgaagtaAGTGTTTCACAAATTAGCTGATTGGTTGGTTCTATGGCAGATGAAGTACATGAAGCCATACAACTTATTTCAAGAATTGCTCAAGTCAAATACACTTGCAAGTAGTCGTTTTCTTGGATTGGATGTGGGCGATAAGTATGTTGGTCTTGCTGTTTCGGATTCAACCAATAAAGTTGCATCACCTCTCGCGTAATGTAGCTTCTCTGAAACTTCTAAAATTCTGGTCACGTCATGCTCAGTTTTATGACAGCATTGTGTTAGAAAAAAATGACATTAATGTTGGGTACATGCAGTGTTCTCGTCCGCAAGAAAACAAATATCGACTTGATGGCCAAAGATTTCCAGAGTCTGGTAAGGTTAACCATCTTGCAAGATTATACTTTACATGTCCTAAGTTAAATTTGCTTTTGATTTGCCTAAAAATGGATTGTTAAATGATGGCTTAATAATAATGAGAGACTTGCAACGAAATCCCCAGCTGTATATGAACATAAGAATAATACACGTTTTGCCATGTAGACTGATGTGACTATATTGTTACTTAATAGGTTCCTCAGATTCTTTTGTAAACTTATCATAATATTATATGGTTAACTTACTATATCTAGCAATTTGGTTCATTAAGTGGTTAAAGTGTTTTGTTGCTTGCCTTCTGCCACTTTAACCTAATTCAAAGACCCAAATCGATTAGTCAATCTACACGCACAGTTACATATAAAAGATTCTATTTTCTTAATAATTGTTTTGCAGAAGTCCATTTGTTATGAACCCAGCTCTCTTCCATTCAGCTTCTCTCTTTTCTCCACCTTTGACCATCACGGTACTACAAAGAAACCTAAACTCTGTGAGTTCTAAGTTACTTGGATGTACATTGTACATTCATCATATTTGGATGACAGTAAAACTTGCTTTCGATAATAATAGTGAATAATGTACTTCTGCAAAATGCAAAATTTCATCCTCCCTTCTCCCTTCAAATAActcttatttttccttttttgtctGCAGGTTTCTGAACTTTCCTTGGGGGCCTTTGTTTTCGGCTATCCGTTTGATAGACAGAAGATGAGTCGAGATGTATGTTTTCACTTTGATAATGATTAGGTCTGCTCTATTAGCGCGGTTTGAAATCAACATTTTTTTGTTCTTTATCAGGCTGTGCAAGTTAAGTTTCTCATTGACGACCTTTGTCGGACGGGGGAACTTAGAGGTGTAAAGTACACATTTTGGGATGAATGTTTCACATCTAAGGTATATGATCTTAACTTTTTAAGATCATGTCTTATTATCAAGACAGTATCGCACAATTCTTCTTTTTGAAAGGTTGTGACTAGTTTACGTTTTACTCTTCCACCAAAATAATGTTAGTTGATGGACTTATGGACGATAACTGAGCTTAAATCTTCGTTTGTTATTTTAATGTTAACTTATAGTTGCATGTAAAAGAAGGATTTAGGCCTACCACAGTATGACACTTTAAATAACTATAAGCAAGCTTTTGCTTTCAAATTCGAAATGACCAACAATTATATGTTCTGTTTTGCTTTCAGAATGTTGAACTGTTACTACAACCTTTAAAGTTGCACCCAGCACAGACGAAGACGATGTTAGACAAATTTGCTGCAGTCGGAATACTTCAGGTAATAAAAGATCTTACCCCATCTGTATAGTTCCGTTTCAACACTTAGACAAGTTCATAGTTTACTTCACTGAAGAAGTATGTTCCTTTGCAACACTTAGACAAGTTCCTTCTTACTCGGATAACTTCTGGCTGAAATTGTCGAAAAAAACTTTTGCCTCATTAGAGAAAATTAGTATTGTTTGTACAAAAATAAATTTATCTTGTAATTCATAGCTGTAATAGTCTCCGCTTATTTTCAACTAAGattagattttattttattttcatatttatttaagtaACTAGAGTAACTGAGGCAGATCTTTGTCCATAATTGTTTAGCTCCTTTTGTTTTTGGTGTTTCTTCTTTGGGGCAGTCAAATTGTTAGGCTAGCATTTACATCTAATAAAGAGTTCATTAGTTCAAACTAGAGTTGCAATATATTTTTCACGATTCGATAAAGTCTTAGCGTCCCTTTTCAGTTAGATTCATTTCAGGATTAGCTTTGCCCCTTCTCTGGGGAAAAAAGAGCATAATTTGGTGTTAGTGAAGACTTTGCATGTTGTAATACAACAATTGTGATGGTTTGTGGCAGGGGTACTTGGACTTTGTTAACAGGAAACATGCCTCGACGCCTGATAAAAACTCTTCTGAGGATGGTTCCTAATACAACCTACATCTGATTACATTAATTCCTTCAAAAGATGGATGTGTAACATTGTACTTATATATACTAACATTGAAATAATGAGTTGTAGGTTAGTGTATTTTGTTAAATATTTATCCTGTGTATAAATTGTGACACTGTATTCAAGAGCAAGACTGTAATTGTATGGACCACAGCGTGTGGTTCTTTGTTGAGAGAATCTCTTGACATCTTAACCACATTTAAGGTTCTTAGTAATTAAGTAATAACTCGTGTAAAACTTTAATTAGATTAGATAATTACTTTTGTTGATGGACAGATGAGCACCAAATTCATTGGCATTGACTTATTTAAATGTTTTTCAACATtgaaaatttttgacaatatttgcTACACGTGTTATCTAGTATCTATTGGTAGTTTATAACGGAACTGAGTTAATTCTGAATTATCTTCGTTATAAGTAAACTTTCATTGAAGTGTAATACCGAATCATCCTTGTATTCTAGATTAGAGAAAGCACATCTTTAAAGACCTGATGTGCTGTGTATAACATGATATATAGACGTGAAGAAACGTTATGTTGCTAAttctttaatatatttttttataaaaaaattgtaTAAAATACCCAGTACTTTTTAATACTAATATCACACGTTTGACATGGCTACTCTTGAAATATTGATGAACCATAGGATAAGGAAGTTGTTAAAATGGTCTTCACTAATATATTAAGTGGTAGATGAAAATTTATTTCATTGCCTGGAGCTGTAAATCGCTTGTATTAATACAGCACAATAGCAATCAATCAGTACAATAAAGCTATTTGAACGAAAAAAGACATTATATTTTGGAATTCAATCTTGATCAATGGTGTGGCATAGGAGTCTAAATACCAATTATTAGTAGGATTATCCCAACTTTTCATCGCGAAAATAATGTGTTTTTCAGCTTATGAGCAGGTTTTGTATTACCCATTCAGAGTTTGTCTAGCCATTGACTACCATAATATAAACTTTTTTGCAATCTCTTCATCGAAATTGAGTGTAACtgggaaaaaaaaaattaaaactccaATATAGAAATGCCACATTTCTTTGTTTTGACTCCTTGATCAGCTTTAATGTTTTACCAAGCAGACAAGCAGTCATGGTGCTTGATCTAAATAACCTTGAAGTTGAGCTCTATAATATAGTTTATTTTGCGGACAGAATGTttacttttaaatattttttagttGATTGTATTAGTATAATTACTTCcagcataaaaaataaaaaataaaaatcaccatATAAGGAGCGGAGGATCTTTCAGAAACAGCTTTTCTACCTTCATAAGGTAAGGGTAATGCCTGAGTAcactaggggtgtcaatggtttggtcggttattttataaaatttacaCCACACCAATTTTTcgattattctattatgtataaccaaagtTAGACTTTTCAAAACCGTCCCAGTCATGTCGATTTCTCTTCGGTATAGGTACGGTTcagttaattttcggtattttatTAAAAGTCATGTAAAACTCACCGTTGTtacagccatctatttcgtatttcgtattctgtatttcatatttcatatctcttatactgctgttattttattatgcatttttatggtactaatatatcggctcctgttgctttttgagccgagggtctcctggaaacaacctctctacccttcggggtaggggtaaggtctgcgtacatattaccctccccagaccccacttgtgggattatactgggtcgttattgttgttgttgttgttgttgttgttgttgttgtcatgtaAAACTcactagtagaagtagaatgTAATAACAGACGTACTTTTATAGGACTTAACAAAattctctagacatttttactgttcAAAGGATAATGAATTAAGAAAACgtgaaagatggctagagttagatctatcaactattctacaatagcataaaagaaactaagcaaaaacaaaaaaatataatcacacgtgtgaaaagatattaaccaagctgggactcaagaataaagtctatggaagattaaatattcaaaaaaaaatcatgtATACATTGCAATTCAAAAAATCATGTATTCATGTATATATTGTAGTTTCACTGGAAGAtcaaatattcaaaaaaaaaaaaaaatctaaatcaTACGAAAGGAAATATGTTCAGTATATTATAGTTTACTACTCATAATCACTAGAATATCttgtgtcttgctagtgaatatactgaaaataatttaatttcaATAGGAGTACCATAATAGATTTGGGATTAGGATTTTGATTTTTAATTACTTGTCAGCTTATAACTGTTTTTACGATTCCAAGGCCAAGGAAAAATTTAGCACTTTactatttttaaacttaatatatatatatatatatatatatatatatatatatatatatatatatatatatatatatatatatatatatatatatatatatatatatatatatattcatatacAAATTTATTCGGTACAGTTCGgtatttttcggtttattttcataaaattaaaaacCTACCCTAGTTATCGGtacggttatagatttatataaaaaccttcGGCTTTATTAAAAGAAATTTAAAAATCAATTCGGTACAATACGGTTCGATCGGTTTAGTCGGTTTTTGAATAgggaaattttcgttcctataccatatagaaaactatattaccaaatatgttcatagtttgcatattacccttcatgctaatagtatttctacaaaatatagacaatgcattaaataaggaatcattgtagttGTAGGATTCCTTATTTTGGCGCGCTAAAACTGAGGAATTAAATATTCTTTCAGATCTTCCACAACACAAATCACGCACATTCATAATTATCGTCGGCTTCGTTTCAAATTTTCCATACTCTGTTTTTGCGATACACTCTGTATGTGAATCTGCGTGATACACTCTGTTTTATGTGAATTTGTCGAACAACGCAATTATGTCGAATAACACCGAAGATTTGTATACACTCTGTTTTATGCGAATTTGCAGAAGATTTGCGTATTTCGACATAATCAAGCACAttcataattgcgttttttgcagaagagagcagcaattccaccattgacatctattaaaaagctttgaattcaaatttgaattttcaaaaatcattatttgtttgtattgggtgttgttgaaaataattgggaatatggtttggagtttatatctcaattttgaggagttaattataaaaaatttgtagataaattgtagaaaaattgtagactgttgtttatttatttttcttttattcatttacctattgtataaaatttgaacaacattgtataaaaattgtatttaagtggatgatttagtactgttttggacaaaaatataTATCAAAAATGTGAAACATACATTTCAGGGGAATCATGTCGAGTCCaaatatgtacccagtttgtagatattttatagataaattgtagattatttgtattctgattgtagatgctttattttcttttttcacaaataaaaaactactaaaacttctacaaatcttctgcgaAAACGCAGttatgtcaaaaatcccaattatACTATaactgaatgggaattgggatattaaaattcaatgtacccagtttgtagatattttgtcgataaattatagattatttgtattatgtcgaaaatcccgatTATGCTACAATTTCTATGATTCTCCTATATGTTCTTGTTATTCCTTACGAAACTGTTATGCTAAATATGGAATCCAAAAAAACATGATGAATGGATAGATCTTCctaagaaattttgtagataatttgtagaaacattgaaattctgtattttcatattaatttttcaaatgata from Nicotiana sylvestris chromosome 12, ASM39365v2, whole genome shotgun sequence encodes the following:
- the LOC104247351 gene encoding uncharacterized protein; protein product: MKYMKPYNLFQELLKSNTLASSRFLGLDVGDKYVGLAVSDSTNKVASPLAVLVRKKTNIDLMAKDFQSLVSELSLGAFVFGYPFDRQKMSRDAVQVKFLIDDLCRTGELRGVKYTFWDECFTSKNVELLLQPLKLHPAQTKTMLDKFAAVGILQGYLDFVNRKHASTPDKNSSEDGS